One segment of Actinomycetota bacterium DNA contains the following:
- the hemE gene encoding uroporphyrinogen decarboxylase → MRLLDALAREPLDRPPVWFMRQAGRYLPEYRELRSRFGFQQAVHDPDIAAEITMQPVRRFSLDAAIVFSDIMTPLEGMGVDATFDPGPKLRPHGIEEVAELGELDIGAVDFVGEAISRARAGLDDTTAIIGFAGGPVTLLAYLIEGQGSRDFLGMRSALEQRPEVSERALAGLGRAMNAYLRMQVSAGAHVVQMFDSWAGVLSRSRFARFAVPAARLALADLGVPTIYFAPHAAHNLDLFSGVGATGYGVDWRVPIDEAWNHIGSTAAIQGNLDPAVLLTDPATVRSAVTEILDAVGGRPGHVFNLGHGIHRTTPVGNVEAMIEAVRGVA, encoded by the coding sequence GTGAGACTGCTCGACGCGTTGGCTCGCGAGCCACTCGACCGGCCTCCTGTCTGGTTCATGCGCCAGGCCGGTCGCTACCTCCCCGAATACCGGGAGCTGCGAAGCCGATTCGGCTTCCAGCAAGCCGTGCACGATCCGGACATCGCCGCCGAGATCACCATGCAGCCGGTGCGCAGGTTCTCCCTGGACGCGGCCATCGTGTTCTCCGACATCATGACTCCCCTCGAGGGAATGGGTGTCGATGCAACATTCGATCCCGGGCCGAAACTCCGACCGCACGGTATCGAGGAAGTCGCTGAACTCGGGGAGCTCGACATCGGCGCCGTCGACTTCGTCGGTGAGGCGATCTCGCGGGCCCGTGCAGGTCTCGACGACACCACGGCGATCATCGGGTTCGCGGGAGGTCCGGTGACGCTGCTCGCCTATCTGATCGAAGGTCAGGGCAGCAGGGACTTCCTCGGCATGCGTTCGGCCCTCGAGCAGAGACCGGAAGTATCCGAGCGTGCCCTGGCCGGTCTCGGCAGGGCGATGAATGCGTACCTTCGTATGCAGGTTTCGGCAGGTGCGCACGTGGTCCAGATGTTCGACTCGTGGGCCGGGGTCCTGTCGCGGAGCCGCTTCGCCCGCTTCGCCGTTCCGGCGGCGAGGCTGGCGCTCGCCGACCTGGGAGTGCCGACGATCTACTTCGCACCCCACGCGGCGCACAATCTGGATCTGTTCTCCGGAGTCGGCGCCACGGGCTACGGGGTCGACTGGCGAGTTCCGATCGACGAAGCGTGGAACCATATCGGCTCCACCGCCGCGATACAGGGGAACCTCGATCCGGCCGTCCTGCTCACCGACCCCGCCACCGTCCGATCCGCGGTCACCGAGATCCTGGACGCCGTTGGCGGGCGACCTGGTCACGTGTTCAACCTGGGACACGGGATTCACCGTACGACCCCCGTCGGGAACGTCGAGGCGATGA
- the hemL gene encoding glutamate-1-semialdehyde 2,1-aminomutase produces the protein MGTLWDRARAVMPGGVNSPVRAFGAVGGTPPFILEGDGARIRTTDGEQLIDFIASWGALILGHARADVVRAVQDAAAAGTSFGVPTPGEVELAELIVDMVPSVEIVRMVNSGTEATASAVRLARAATGRSVIVKFEGGYHGHADPFLVKAGSGLATFGTPSSPGVPPGTAGDTRVARYNDLASVEALLDDTVATVIVEPVAGNMGCIPPVPGFLEGLRSLCDRHGALLIFDEVMTGFRVGPTSAQGLYGVMPDLTTLGKVMAGGAPAAAYGGRADLMRMIAPDGPVYQAGTLAGNPLATAAGLVTLRYLRDHPELYEHFDEAGSRVANRVEAAARRAGMSATVHHVGGMIGVFLGVEHVETWDDVVGIDTDLFNRFFHAALRRGVLIPPSAFEAWFLMEAHLDGPLDEALTVFEEAIEEAGA, from the coding sequence ATGGGCACGCTGTGGGATCGGGCCAGGGCAGTCATGCCGGGCGGCGTCAACTCACCGGTGCGGGCATTCGGTGCCGTCGGTGGAACCCCTCCGTTCATCCTCGAAGGAGATGGTGCTCGCATCCGCACGACCGATGGTGAGCAACTGATCGACTTCATCGCGTCGTGGGGAGCATTGATCCTCGGCCATGCCCGAGCCGACGTCGTTCGCGCCGTCCAGGATGCCGCGGCCGCCGGTACGTCGTTCGGAGTTCCCACTCCTGGCGAGGTCGAACTCGCCGAGCTGATCGTCGACATGGTGCCGTCGGTCGAAATCGTCCGGATGGTCAACAGCGGAACCGAGGCGACCGCCTCGGCGGTTCGCCTGGCGAGGGCGGCAACGGGACGTTCCGTCATCGTGAAGTTCGAAGGTGGGTATCACGGCCACGCCGATCCGTTCCTGGTCAAGGCCGGCAGCGGCCTGGCAACCTTCGGTACTCCCAGCAGCCCCGGTGTTCCTCCGGGCACCGCCGGTGACACCAGGGTCGCCCGTTACAACGACCTGGCGTCTGTGGAGGCGTTGTTGGACGACACCGTGGCGACGGTGATCGTCGAGCCGGTTGCCGGCAACATGGGGTGCATCCCGCCTGTTCCCGGGTTCCTCGAAGGTCTTCGCTCCCTGTGCGATCGCCACGGTGCCCTCCTGATCTTCGATGAGGTCATGACCGGGTTTCGTGTCGGACCCACGTCTGCCCAGGGCCTGTACGGGGTCATGCCGGACCTGACGACCCTGGGCAAGGTGATGGCGGGCGGCGCTCCGGCTGCGGCCTATGGAGGGCGCGCGGACCTGATGCGGATGATCGCTCCCGACGGCCCCGTCTATCAGGCGGGGACCCTTGCCGGGAACCCGCTTGCCACCGCCGCCGGTCTTGTCACCCTGCGCTACCTTCGCGACCATCCCGAGTTGTACGAGCATTTCGACGAGGCGGGATCACGCGTTGCGAACCGTGTCGAGGCGGCTGCAAGGAGAGCGGGTATGAGTGCAACCGTGCACCATGTCGGCGGCATGATCGGCGTGTTCCTCGGTGTGGAGCACGTCGAGACGTGGGATGACGTGGTGGGCATCGACACCGATCTCTTCAACCGCTTCTTTCATGCTGCGCTGCGTCGCGGCGTTCTCATCCCACCGTCGGCGTTCGAGGCGTGGTTCCTGATGGAGGCACATCTGGACGGTCCGCTCGACGAAGCGCTCACGGTCTTCGAGGAAGCCATCGAGGAGGCGGGTGCGTGA
- the hemB gene encoding porphobilinogen synthase encodes MSFPIVRPRRLRRTSKLRETVAETRLDPARFVLPVFVVPGSGIERPIRSMPGHAQRSVDKIVDLAHEAADAGVGGMMFFGIPDTKDDLGSSAWDPRGPVPQAIEAVSSAVPDLVTWADVCLCEYTSHGHCGPLRGEEVDNDAALPLLSKAALAYADAGADVIAPSDMMDGRVGAIRSALDQAGHSDIAICSYAVKYASAFYGPFRDAAHSTPAFGDRRSYQMDPRNAREARREAALDVEEGADMVMVKPAGPYQDIIRDLRDRIDLPMAAYQVSGEFSMIEAAGANGWLDRDRVMLESLVGIARAGADVILTYFALDAARMLQEQ; translated from the coding sequence ATGAGTTTCCCGATTGTCCGTCCTCGACGCCTTCGACGCACTTCGAAGCTTCGAGAAACGGTGGCAGAGACGAGGCTCGATCCTGCCCGATTCGTGCTTCCCGTGTTCGTCGTGCCCGGAAGCGGGATCGAGCGGCCTATCCGCTCGATGCCCGGCCACGCACAGCGTTCGGTCGACAAGATCGTGGACCTCGCACATGAGGCTGCAGATGCCGGTGTGGGAGGCATGATGTTCTTCGGTATCCCCGACACCAAGGACGATCTCGGTTCATCTGCATGGGATCCTCGAGGACCCGTTCCGCAAGCTATCGAAGCGGTGAGCTCGGCCGTTCCCGACCTGGTCACGTGGGCCGACGTGTGCCTTTGCGAGTACACCAGCCACGGCCACTGTGGGCCGTTGCGCGGCGAAGAGGTCGACAACGATGCCGCCCTTCCCCTGCTCTCGAAAGCAGCGCTCGCCTACGCGGACGCCGGTGCGGATGTCATCGCGCCCTCCGACATGATGGACGGCAGGGTCGGGGCGATCCGTTCGGCACTCGACCAGGCAGGACACTCCGACATCGCCATCTGCTCGTACGCGGTCAAGTATGCGTCCGCCTTCTACGGTCCGTTCAGGGATGCGGCACATTCAACCCCGGCATTCGGAGACCGGCGCTCCTACCAGATGGATCCGCGCAACGCGAGAGAGGCACGTCGAGAGGCTGCTCTGGACGTGGAAGAAGGAGCCGACATGGTGATGGTCAAGCCTGCCGGGCCGTACCAGGACATCATCCGCGACCTGCGAGACCGAATCGACCTTCCGATGGCCGCGTATCAGGTGTCCGGTGAGTTCTCCATGATCGAGGCGGCAGGAGCCAACGGATGGCTCGACCGGGACAGGGTGATGCTCGAATCGCTCGTCGGGATTGCCAGGGCGGGCGCAGATGTCATCCTCACCTACTTCGCGCTCGATGCCGCACGGATGCTCCAGGAGCAATGA
- the hemC gene encoding hydroxymethylbilane synthase, with protein sequence MREIRIATRASDLAVAQAYAVASMLRAVARGIETRLVIVESAGDRDRVSPVTALTEMGAFVRSVQAAVLDGRADLAVHSLKDLPTDRPDGLVVAAYPERRSPYDVLVGASLDRLEEGAIVGTGSPRRIAQLLALRPDLRTVEPRGNVPTRVRRVHDGEVAAVILAEAGLERLGLIDEIAQRFIVDEMTPAPGQGVLAIETLADGPARDVVAAIDDPRLRLLVETERLLLSATGAGCRSALGALASRSKHGLSLVAFVDDELGPRRVTVHGEDPAAVVAAARKELRL encoded by the coding sequence ATGCGTGAGATCCGAATCGCGACGAGAGCGTCCGACCTCGCGGTGGCGCAGGCGTATGCCGTCGCATCGATGTTGCGGGCGGTGGCACGCGGAATCGAGACACGTCTGGTCATCGTCGAGTCGGCAGGAGATCGTGACCGGGTCTCTCCGGTGACGGCGCTGACCGAGATGGGGGCGTTCGTGCGGTCGGTCCAGGCGGCGGTTCTCGACGGTCGGGCAGATCTCGCGGTGCACTCGCTCAAAGACCTGCCCACAGACCGGCCGGACGGACTCGTCGTTGCAGCCTATCCCGAGCGCCGCAGTCCGTACGACGTGCTCGTCGGCGCTTCGCTCGATCGTCTCGAAGAGGGGGCGATCGTCGGGACGGGCAGTCCTCGGCGAATAGCACAGCTCCTCGCTCTTCGACCCGACCTGCGAACGGTGGAACCGCGCGGCAACGTCCCAACCCGGGTCCGGCGAGTCCACGATGGCGAGGTCGCGGCAGTGATACTCGCCGAGGCCGGTCTGGAGCGGCTCGGACTGATCGACGAGATCGCTCAACGGTTCATCGTCGACGAGATGACGCCGGCTCCCGGCCAAGGTGTCCTTGCCATCGAGACCCTCGCCGATGGGCCGGCTCGCGATGTCGTGGCGGCCATCGACGATCCGAGGTTGAGACTGCTGGTCGAGACAGAGCGCCTTCTGCTCTCGGCCACCGGGGCGGGGTGTCGGTCGGCTCTCGGCGCGCTCGCATCGCGCAGCAAACATGGGCTCTCCTTGGTGGCGTTCGTCGACGACGAGCTCGGACCGCGCCGCGTCACCGTTCACGGCGAGGATCCCGCCGCAGTCGTCGCCGCGGCACGGAAGGAACTTCGCCTGTGA
- a CDS encoding GatB/YqeY domain-containing protein, whose protein sequence is MSIKAELASELREAMLARDVWRRDVVRQIETEVARRITAPGFEGEADDALYAQVIASYVKKMSKARDEYAGLGERGSAMAEKLGFEVEYLSRWLPKTLSEIETVALVRAAIAELGVDDPKSAGRVIGHLMKSHRDELDGALVGRLVRKELGSE, encoded by the coding sequence ATGAGCATCAAGGCGGAACTTGCGTCGGAGCTGAGAGAGGCGATGCTGGCGCGTGACGTGTGGAGACGTGATGTCGTCCGGCAGATCGAGACGGAGGTTGCTCGCAGGATCACTGCCCCCGGCTTCGAGGGAGAGGCGGACGACGCACTGTATGCGCAGGTGATCGCGTCGTACGTGAAGAAGATGAGCAAGGCTCGCGACGAGTACGCCGGCCTGGGGGAACGAGGATCGGCGATGGCCGAGAAGCTCGGCTTCGAAGTCGAATACCTCTCCCGCTGGCTTCCGAAGACGCTGTCGGAGATCGAAACGGTTGCCCTCGTGCGCGCGGCGATCGCCGAACTCGGTGTCGACGATCCGAAGTCTGCCGGACGGGTGATCGGTCATCTGATGAAGTCGCACCGCGACGAACTCGATGGGGCGCTGGTCGGCAGACTCGTGCGAAAGGAACTCGGTTCGGAGTGA
- a CDS encoding glycerophosphodiester phosphodiesterase, giving the protein MDLSRILVGGHRGLRVEYPDNTLAGILAARDVCDLVELDTRRTSDGVIVLSHDAVLDGHVIIETPWGILETVDVGGGHRPARFEHLLDLIGDFPLDIEIKNDPKDPDFDPDFTFPLSVAGLARPQDVVTSFHWPTMDAIRSAYPGLRTGLLVEPDGSLEAAVGRAAASGHQVVAPHWSLLEGESVIESVLEQGLDIVAWTVNEEDRAIALAEAGVSTIVSDDPGRIRRTLRRHT; this is encoded by the coding sequence ATGGATTTATCTAGAATTTTGGTCGGTGGGCATCGCGGTCTTCGGGTCGAGTATCCCGACAACACGCTGGCGGGGATCCTCGCGGCTCGAGACGTCTGCGATCTCGTGGAACTGGATACGCGACGGACCTCGGACGGAGTGATCGTGCTCTCGCACGATGCCGTACTCGACGGACATGTCATCATCGAGACTCCGTGGGGGATACTCGAGACCGTCGATGTCGGAGGGGGACATCGTCCGGCCCGATTCGAGCATCTGTTGGACCTGATCGGCGACTTCCCCCTGGATATCGAGATCAAGAACGACCCGAAAGACCCCGATTTCGACCCGGACTTCACATTCCCGCTGTCTGTTGCCGGTCTCGCCCGTCCGCAGGATGTGGTCACGTCGTTTCACTGGCCCACGATGGATGCGATCCGGTCGGCGTATCCGGGTCTCCGAACCGGACTCTTGGTCGAGCCGGACGGTTCTCTGGAGGCGGCGGTAGGTCGGGCAGCTGCATCCGGGCACCAGGTGGTCGCACCGCACTGGTCGTTGCTCGAAGGAGAGTCGGTGATCGAATCGGTGCTCGAGCAGGGACTCGACATCGTGGCATGGACGGTGAATGAGGAAGATCGTGCCATCGCGCTTGCCGAAGCCGGAGTGTCGACGATCGTCAGTGACGATCCTGGCAGGATTCGACGAACACTGAGGAGACACACATGA
- a CDS encoding WhiB family transcriptional regulator, producing the protein MLTVTTEWRQLAACRDSEPALFFPVGSTGTAIDAIAEAKTICTLCSVKEDCLQYALRSNQESGVWGGYAEDERRRLRKRWLAERRRRAS; encoded by the coding sequence TTGCTCACCGTAACCACCGAATGGCGTCAGCTCGCCGCCTGCCGGGACTCTGAGCCGGCGCTGTTCTTTCCCGTCGGTTCCACCGGAACGGCTATCGATGCCATCGCCGAAGCAAAGACCATCTGCACCCTGTGCTCCGTGAAGGAGGACTGCCTGCAGTACGCGCTCCGATCCAATCAGGAATCCGGAGTCTGGGGCGGATACGCCGAAGACGAACGGCGCCGCCTCCGCAAGCGCTGGCTTGCAGAACGCAGGCGCCGGGCCAGCTGA
- a CDS encoding DUF3107 family protein: MRVRIGIADTSREVELDIDDADAFVAMLEAAHFNSDALIWVDAIDGKRVGIPVSKISFVELEPEHRVNVGFGT, encoded by the coding sequence ATGCGCGTTCGAATAGGAATCGCCGACACGTCTCGTGAAGTCGAGCTGGATATCGATGACGCCGATGCGTTTGTCGCGATGTTGGAGGCAGCCCACTTCAACAGCGATGCGCTCATCTGGGTGGATGCCATCGATGGCAAGCGGGTGGGGATCCCGGTCTCGAAGATCAGTTTCGTCGAGTTGGAACCAGAGCACAGGGTCAATGTCGGATTCGGAACATGA
- a CDS encoding LysM peptidoglycan-binding domain-containing protein — protein sequence MKRLVKLIALVATEVTAIATLVLVGRAPFMKIDLQAADPIDSLMALLRVITLGAVLWLTATTLAYLAAGARRARLPRWFTIPFVRRIIDRAIAIAIVSGAVAQPALATAPPVIVTIDPSGMVLPPGVRIASAGLERSPNSAPDPPDTTPPVAMAGSVPAASPSTATASVTVQAGDNLWKIARRHLQSLGEDPANRRLAAYWANVVDVNRSVLRSGNPDLIYPGETVLLPPA from the coding sequence GTGAAGCGACTCGTCAAACTCATCGCCCTCGTCGCGACCGAGGTCACGGCAATCGCCACGCTCGTGTTGGTCGGACGGGCACCCTTCATGAAGATCGATCTCCAAGCCGCCGACCCGATCGATTCGCTCATGGCCCTGCTCAGAGTGATCACGCTCGGAGCCGTCCTCTGGCTCACCGCTACGACGCTCGCCTACCTCGCTGCCGGCGCCCGGAGGGCTCGACTCCCCCGCTGGTTCACGATTCCCTTCGTCCGGAGGATCATCGACCGGGCGATCGCCATCGCAATCGTCTCCGGTGCGGTCGCCCAGCCGGCTCTCGCGACGGCTCCACCGGTGATCGTCACGATCGATCCCTCCGGCATGGTGCTGCCTCCCGGGGTGCGCATCGCGTCCGCCGGCCTCGAACGATCTCCCAACTCGGCCCCTGACCCACCGGACACGACGCCGCCGGTCGCAATGGCCGGATCCGTACCTGCTGCTTCGCCGTCGACGGCAACGGCATCGGTCACGGTCCAGGCGGGCGACAACTTGTGGAAGATCGCGCGGCGACATCTCCAGTCGCTCGGCGAAGATCCGGCCAACCGGCGGCTCGCGGCCTACTGGGCGAACGTGGTCGATGTGAATCGAAGCGTGCTTCGCTCCGGGAATCCCGACCTCATCTACCCGGGAGAGACGGTGCTGCTGCCTCCGGCCTGA
- a CDS encoding YjbQ family protein, which produces MDTTIVHVTTGHRRGVFDITSEAAAFVSGRGDGLLSVFAEHATAGLALIETGAGSDADLIETIDTLLPRDDSRWRHRHGSPGHGADHVLPAFVSPSLTIPVVGGRMTLGTWQSLVLVDPNGDNPERRIRLSWIEG; this is translated from the coding sequence ATGGATACCACGATCGTGCATGTCACCACAGGACACCGAAGGGGGGTATTCGACATCACTTCCGAGGCGGCTGCGTTCGTCTCCGGGCGTGGGGACGGCCTGCTGTCCGTGTTCGCAGAGCATGCGACGGCCGGCCTCGCGCTGATCGAGACGGGCGCCGGAAGCGATGCCGATCTCATCGAGACGATCGATACCCTCCTGCCGCGAGACGATTCCAGGTGGAGACACCGGCATGGCAGCCCCGGCCATGGAGCCGATCACGTCCTTCCGGCATTCGTCAGTCCAAGCCTCACCATTCCGGTGGTTGGAGGCAGGATGACACTCGGGACGTGGCAGTCGCTCGTGCTGGTCGATCCGAACGGCGACAATCCCGAACGGAGGATCCGGTTGTCCTGGATCGAAGGATGA
- a CDS encoding ribose-phosphate pyrophosphokinase has protein sequence MLFSGSANPTLADEIAELMDVHQGGLERSVFANGEIYVRPTESVRGADCFVLQSHSRPVNFHIMEQLLIIDALRRASAKRITAVMPFFGYSRQDKKGLPREPISARLMVDMYFAAGADRLVSIDLHSGQIQGFTSRPFDHLTALPIFIEYLRERLEGPTTVVSPDAGGVKRAERYARHLNAYVGFVHKRREATERNVSEALAMIGKVRGRHTIIVDDMVDTAGTVTSAARLLMKKGALSVRVVATHGVLSPPAIERIEKSSIKEVVIANTLPVPEQALGLSKLKVLSVASLFAEALQAIFVESSVSEIFLGENL, from the coding sequence ATGCTCTTTTCGGGGAGCGCCAACCCGACGCTCGCCGACGAGATCGCCGAGCTCATGGATGTGCATCAGGGCGGGTTGGAGCGGTCCGTATTCGCCAATGGTGAGATCTACGTGCGGCCGACGGAGAGCGTTCGGGGAGCCGACTGCTTCGTGCTCCAGAGTCACTCGCGCCCGGTGAACTTCCATATCATGGAGCAGTTGCTGATCATCGACGCGCTCCGCCGCGCGTCGGCCAAACGCATCACCGCGGTGATGCCGTTCTTCGGGTACTCACGGCAGGACAAGAAGGGTCTCCCGCGAGAGCCGATCTCCGCTCGGTTGATGGTCGACATGTACTTCGCGGCCGGAGCGGATCGCCTCGTCTCGATCGACCTGCACAGTGGACAGATTCAGGGGTTCACCTCGAGACCATTCGATCATCTCACGGCGCTGCCGATCTTCATCGAGTACCTCCGAGAGCGGCTCGAAGGCCCCACGACGGTCGTGTCGCCGGATGCCGGGGGCGTCAAGAGGGCCGAGCGCTACGCGCGGCACTTGAACGCGTACGTCGGCTTCGTGCACAAACGTCGGGAGGCCACCGAGCGTAACGTCTCCGAAGCACTCGCGATGATCGGGAAAGTGCGGGGCAGGCACACGATCATCGTCGACGACATGGTCGATACGGCCGGAACGGTGACGAGTGCGGCCCGACTGCTCATGAAGAAGGGCGCTCTGTCGGTTCGGGTTGTCGCAACTCACGGTGTGCTGTCCCCGCCGGCCATCGAACGTATCGAGAAGTCGTCGATCAAAGAGGTCGTGATCGCCAACACGCTTCCGGTGCCGGAGCAAGCCCTCGGGCTTTCGAAACTGAAGGTGCTGTCGGTTGCCTCTCTGTTCGCCGAGGCACTCCAGGCGATCTTCGTCGAGTCGAGTGTGTCGGAGATCTTCCTCGGTGAGAATCTCTAG